The region CTACCTTGTTACGACTTCACCCCAGTCGCTGACCCTACCGTGGCCGGCTGCCTCCTTGCGGTTAGCGGACCGTCTTCGGGTAGAACCAACTCCCATGGTGTGACGGGCGGTGTGTACAAGGCCCGGGAACGTATTCACCGTGGCATGCTGATCCACGATTACTAGCGATTCCGACTTCATGCACCCGAGTTGCAGAGTGCAATCCGAACTGAGACATCTTTTGGAGATTAGCGCCCTCTCGCGAGGTGGCGACCCATTGTAGATGCCATTGTAGCACGTGTGTAGCCCAGCCCGTAAGGGCCATGAGGACTTGACGTCATCCCCACCTTCCTCCGGCTTGTCACCGGCAGTCTCTCCAGAGTGCCCACCTTCCACCGGCCTTGGGGTCGAGAAGGACGACGAAAAGGCCTTGGCTGCTTTCAAAGCAGCTGCAGAAGGACAGTGTATCGCGGCATTTCGTGCCCTTGGCCAAATATATTTACACGGTCAGGGTGTCCCACAGGACCCTGAGAAGGGCGAAACCTATTTACGCCAAGCCGCCACACACAAAGATACCGAGGCGATGCTTCTCTTGGGCCACCTCAATAGCCGAGGCGAAGGTCGTCAACCCGACCYTTTCGAGGCCGCAAACTGGTACCGACAGGCGGCCGAATACGGTCATCGGGAGGCCCAGCTTTTGCTCGGACGCATGTATATGGCAGGAGCCGGGGTGGCCTACGACGAAAAGGAAGGAGCGAAGTGGATCGAAATGGCCGCAGGTCAAGGAGACCCCAAAGCCCAGTTAAGCATCGGTGCTTCCTATGCCGAGGGACGCGGCGTCAACCAAAACTACCACCGCGCTCTTGATTGGTTCCGTCGGGCTGCTGATCAGGGAGAGCCTGACGCACACTACAACATCGGTATGTTGCGCAGTCTTGGGCTTGGTCTCCCACGCGATCCCGTCGATGCCATCAACTGGTACCTTATAGCCGCCGATCGCGGAAGTGTTCTGGCTCAGTTCCGACTAGGCACCCTTTACGCTACAGGGGAAGGTGTCTCCCAGGATTATACCAAAGCTGTTGAGTGGTCGCGCAAAGCGGCCGAGCGGGGTCATGAGGGGGCTCAGATCAATCTCGGACGTTTCCTTATGCAAGGCCTAGGAACAGAAAAAAACTTCCCTGAAGCTCTACACTGGCTCTCTTCTGCGGCCCAGAGTGGGGAAAAAGCCGCCATGACTGCTTTGGGAGAATTTTATTCGCATTGGGGTGATGAAAAAAATATTCCTCTTGCTGTTGATTGGCTCGGTCGCGCAGCAACTCTGGGTGATGAGCGTGCCCAGGAAATTCTGGAGCAATTGGCCGCTCAAAGCTAGGTCGATGCCGCCGCCTCGCTGAAGCCTTCGAGAACCTGTCCCGGATCGCCCTGGGATTTCTGCGCTTCGCTATGATCCGCCTCATGTGACACAGAATCACAAGGTCAGGAAATCATAGAGAAATTCGTGGAAGGACTCTAAAAACGACCCTTTTGGGGAGATTTTATCACTCGCTGTTGCAGACAGGCTTGGTAGTTTGGGATGAATCGAAATATTCCCTTGAAACATATTCTCTAAAAATCTAATCGTCGAAATTTTTTGGAGAAAAATGGTAACTGCTCACGGGGCTGGTCGGAGACTGTTGCGGTCGGGGTCGAAATGTGCGTCACTCCAGGGATGGGAGAGAGCCTCCGTTATCGCCTGAGTGATGCCGAGAAGGACGCCCTGATTACCGATCAGGCGGCGTTGATTGAGCGCTTGGCGGCGCGGGTGGAGGAGTTGGAGGGCACTGGTCGGCAAGCCTAGGAAGACCTCGTCGAACTCCCACCTTCCTCCCTCGAAGGACAGTCCGGGGCGTAAGGGGGGTGACAAAAAGCCCCCGAAAAMGTCAGGCAAAACCCGGTCCTCCCGCCCCGGTGTCGCCCGACCGCTCACGGAAACCCCGTGATAAAACGGAGCGCCGTGTAGCTGAGGTGTGCCCGCATTGCGCAGAGGCCGTAGGTGAGAGGCATCAGGTCTGCCGTCACCGCTATGACCACATCGACCTCCCCTCAATCCGGCCGGTGGTGACACGCGTTGAGCTGTTTGGGGGACGGTGCCCGGCTTGTCGCCGACGGTTTCGGGCACAGGCGCCGGCCGATCATCCAGTTGGGACCCCCTTTGGGCCAGGGATCCAGGCCTTGCTGACGTATTTGCACCACAGTCACCACGTCAGCTTCGAGCGCCTCGCCCGAATGCTGAAGGAGCTGTTTGGGCTGAAAATCTCGGAAGGGGCGATCGCCAACGCCTTCCGCCGTCTCGAAACCAGCCTGACGGCGGCCTGCGCGGCCATCAAGACGAGAATCATGCAGGCGGATGTCATCGCCTCGGACGAAACCACGGCGCGGGTCGAGGGCAAAACCCACTGGCAGTGGGTGTTCGTGACCGATACGGCCGTTCTGCACGACATCAAGCCCAGTCGGGCGCGCACCGTCGTGACATCGGTTCTGGGCTTGCACCGGCCGGAGGTCTGGATCTCGGATCGCTACGCTGGGCAGCAGGACCTGGGTTACGCCACTCTTGATCCATCGATTGGGGTGTTGCCGTTCTCTATCGTAGAAAAAGAAAGAAACAAGTTAAGAAAGCTCTGCGCCGGCCAAATTGATCAGGCACTCATTGCTGAAGAAAAGGTGCTGATCGAGGCCATTATTAGTAAGTATGATATATTTTCATATATGTCATCGGCTTATCCTGCCTATGCCGCCGAGGCAATGAAGTCTCTTCTTAAGGAGGCTAGCCTTTTTGAGGGATCAAAAGATCGGGCGATCGAAGTTTTTTTGATTCTTTTTTATAGAGATCGCCATTATTGTTCATACCTACTTTGAGTTTCTCAACAACAAATCCCTGGAAGAGCGACAGGCCGCTCTGAACCGGGTTGCGGACCAGATCCAAGGCAGCGCCGTGGGGCTGACCGACCGGGTTTTGTCTCAGGCGGGAACCCTGGAAGGGGTGGCGCGTACCGTCTTGGCCGAAGCGGAAACCTCGGCTCAGAAGGCGGCCGAGGTTGCGGCCGCCGCCCAGCAGGTGACGGGCAACGTCGAGGCCATCGCCGCCACCGCCGAGGAACTCTCCAGCTCGATTTTTGAGATCAGCCGCCAAGTCGGCGAGGCGGCGGCGGTGTGCGTGGTGCGTGCGCGACGGCGCGGGCGTTTGGCAGGTGGGGCGACTTGCTTCTCCAGGGCTGCCCGTAGCGGAGATCACCGACTTGGAGATGACCGATATCACGGTTTTGACACCAAGTGATGATGATGGCGGGGTCCCGCCATACCGGGTGGACCTCCAGTACCTCCGCTGCTGGCGCACGCAAGATGAGCCTGCGGCCGGGGTGACGTCAGACCGCAAAGCGTTTCTGTCTAAAGAATACCGCACAAAAACGGCGCTCAATGGTGCAATAAAGACAAAGCACCTCTTATCTCCTGTTATGACCAGAACAACCCTGCTCGTAGTGCCTGAAGACGCCCAAGCAGAAGCTGAGCGCCTCTTGGCTCTATATGGGGTCAGGCGCGACTATGTCCGCGTTACGGTGAGGTTTGGTCAAGGTGATTTTGGTCTCTTTGGCGCGATAGATATTGGTCAGACTGTAAATGTACGAACAACCCGCCTGGGGTATTCGGCGGGGAGAAACTTGATTGTTCTCGGTATTGTTGCCTACGCACACAGGCAAGTCCTTGTGCTGGACTTGTGGGGGTGACATGGCGCGCTATAAGTTATCCTACATCAACAGGGCTCGGGATGCTGCCCTCTCCGGCGGGGCGTGGGCCTCAACTCTCCCCCTTAACAACGCCATTCGCGGCAGCGTGTCGCGCGTGGCGCGGTCGGTCAACGCTGCCGCCACCAGCACCCAGTTCGCCGTGGACCTGGGTCGGGCTAGGCCGATCGATCTGATTGGCCTGATCAGACACAACTGCACGCCAGCCGCACAAATTAGAGTAACCGCTGGCACCGTCCCTAGTGGGGCCGACCTTTACGACAGTGGGTGGGCGTCTGTTTGGCCCGAGATCTATCAGACGGAAGATCTGGAATGGGAAGACGACAACTGGTGGACGGGGACGGTGGACGTTGAGGATATCGATGTAACGCGCGTTGACTTTTTTAAGGTCCTTCCCGGTTTTGTTTCTGGAAGGTACTGGTCTGTATATATAGATGACGAAGGAAACACTTCTGGATACGTTCAGTTTGGCGCTCTTTGGCTTGGGCCAACATGGACACCAGATGTCAACCCGTCTTATGGCGCGTCGTACAACTGGACCGATCCTAGCGAGGTAGAGAAGACACTTGGCGGCGCCGCTGTAGTTGATGAGAGGCCAGCGTACCGCGAACATAGCGTGACGTTCGAGGCGCTAACTGACGCAGAAGCTTTTGGTAAAATCGAAGAAATTCAACGCCGGCTAGGTGTTAGTGGAGAGCTGGTTCTGCTTCCAGACGTAGACGATATTGCCAGGGCGCATAAACGCAACATTTTTTGTCGGTTAAAACCGTCTCCTGTCGAATTTAATATTTACGGCCGCCAAAAAACGTCTTTTACATTTGAGGAGGTAGTTGGATGAGTATAAATCAAGCAGATATTGACCGCCTAAAAGACCGCACCGGTGCTCTGGTCGCGACATGGGGTCCGCTTGGCGACGGTTGTGCTCGCCCCGACCAGCTTGCCCCCTGAACGGCAGCCCGGCGTTACCGGCCTTGGCGTGACAGCCAAGGCGCTGCTCGCTTGGAGCGCGACCGCCGAACCAACGAAGCATCGGGATCAGCAGAGGGATGTCGCGTGATGGGGTTCTTGGATAAGATCACGATCAAGACCAAGTTTACAATTATTCTTGTTCTATCGGTATTCTCGCTCCTCATTACCGGGGCCACCAGCGCCTCTCTCCTGCGCGATCAGATGGTCGAGGAACGCATCGATAAGGTCAAAGATGTGGTGGCCACGATGATCAGTCAGGCGGAACGCCTGGACGCCGAGGTCGCCCAGGGCCAGCGCACGCGTCAGGACGCCCAGACCCTGGTGCTCGACACCCTAAACCGCGCGAAGTACGACGACGGAACGGGGTATGTGATCGCCATGAGCGACACGGGCGTGTGGCTGGCCAATGCCGTAGCCCCCGAGAAGGTTGGGAGCAGCGTGGCAAGCCTGCGGGATGCAACGGGCCAGCCCTTGGGGGAAAAGCTGCTGGCCCTGGGCCGGCTGGGGGAAGGGACGCTGGCGTACACCTATCACAAGCCGGGATCAGACACCCCGCAGCCAAAAATCAGTTACGTTCAACGCTTTGCTCCCTGGGGGATAATTTTTATATCGGGCGTCTATCGGGACGATCTGGACCAGTCATTTTTCAAGATTCTGGGCATTATGTCAGCCCTGTCATTTGGCGTTATTCTCATGACAGGCTCTCTTCTTCTTATCCTTAGCCGAGGCATCACGCGCCCTCTTGAGTCCTTGAAAGAAAAGATGGTACGCCTTGCGCATAATGAGTGGTCTGTCACCTTGGAAGAAGGGAAGAGACGGTCAAAGCCAGCCGCCTGCCCTAAAAGGGCGGCTGCGGTGGGAAAGCGGGCACAAGACCTTTGCGTCCGCCCTCGTTCATCGAGAAGGCGCACTCCGACCACGCCGATCCTAGCGTGTTGCGAATTTGAAATAAAAGCCACAGCTGGAGCGAGACTATTAGTCTTCAATAATGTATCTGGATTCAAAAATAGTAAGTAGTCTGATGATGATCTAATTGCCCCTTGATTGCAGGCAACACTAAACCCTCGGTTTTCGGGATTACGGATGATAACCAATTCTATCCCTGAGATTTGAGGCAAAGCTTCGATTGACCCATCGGATGAGGCATTGTCAACTATGATGATCCGTCGGACCAAATTTGCTGTATTCTCCGCAATAGACGTGACGCACTGAACAAGCGCATCTCCAGCATTCCAGTTTACTATGACAATATCGACAGCATATGTCATCTTTTAGGGCTCAAACGCTACGGTTTTTCAAAGATATCTCCAGGTGATGCAAAATTAAATCAGTTTTGTAATCACTAGAATCACTAACAACTTTTTCCCAATAACTAACAAGAGGGATGTGGGCAGGGTTTTTCTGAAGAAGATCTCTTTTTATAAAAGGAAACCCCATACGCGCGATCATGTAGTCCCAGAAAAAGTGGGTTCCATTAAGCGGCACACCGGTATCGACATATCGGAAAAGCTGAAGCAAAAATTCCTTGCGAACTGGGTCGAGTCCTTCGATCGCTTTTCCATTCGCAAGCATGGTTTCGACAAGAGCCGCGGCCGCTTGACGATAGGGGTAGGCAGCACGGCACCGCAAACCTGCCCGAGTTAAAGCTTGGGTCAGGCCAATTTCATAGCGCCGCACCACCCAAGTTTTCGATTGGACATATCTGACCGAAGACCAAAATTCAGAAAATGCCGCACTCTGTACAGCTGTCCGGTGAAAACGTAAATAATAGCTCTGGAGATGAAAGGAAAATTCCCAGCTGTCTGTTGCCCCCCATAAATCGGCATTTTCGGGAGGCATTTTTTCTAGGATATGAGCGGGATGATGAAAAGGGCCATAAACGCTATCATTTGCCAATAGAAGATCGTCAACGACTGATAAATCAGGAATGGCTGCGATTCCTTCCTTATACGCGCCGAAATCATAACCGACGTTCTCACGCCGGAGGATCAAAGCACAGCGCGGTTTTAGGCTCTCAAGGGTGGCAGCAGACAGAACCGGGGCATTGCTAACAAAAACGATAGCGTATCCAACGTTTTCCAGCAGACGCAGGTGATGATCAACGTAATCGTGAACTGTTCCGCCTCGGTCGAAGTGCACGAAAACCGCCACCCGCCGCGCTCCTACCAAGCGACGACGTCCCTCTATGGTTTCCCTGACGTAGGTCGAGTGCCGAAAATAAGCCCGAAGGTAAGAGAAGTGCGCCAAGGCTAGGCGCGTGCCTCTGACCATGAGAGAAACGGCATTTCGTATACGAGACGCCGCCTGGTCGTTAAGGCTCATCAAAAATACTCCTTAGCGCTGTCCACGAGGGGAAAGAAGAGCCATCGCCCGCGACCGTAGTGTAGGAGAAAGCGGCGGCAGCTCCGCTGCTTCGCCAGAACCGATGTCACGACGGCGCGCGCCCGACTGGGCTTGATGTCGTGCAGAACGGCCGTATCGGTCACGAACACCCACTGCCAGTGGGTTTTGCCCTCGACCCGCGCCGTGGTTTCGTCCGAGGCGATGACATCCGCCTGCATGATTCTCGTCTTGATGGCCGCGCAGGCCGCCGTCAGGCTGGTTTCGAGACGGCGGAAGGCGTTGGCGATCGCCCCTTCCGAGATTTTCAGCCCAAACAGCTCCTTCAGCATCCGGGCGAGGCGCTCGAAGCTGACGTGGTGACTGTGGTGCAAATACGTCAGCAAGGCCTGGATCCCTGGCCCAGAGGGGGTCCCAACGGGATGATCGGCCGGCGCCTGAGCCCGAAACCGTCGGCGACAGGCCGGGTACCGTCCCCCAAACAGCTCAACGCGTGTCACTACCGGCCGGATTGAGGGGAGGTCGATGTGGTCATAGCGGTGACGGCAGACCTGATGCCTCTCGCCTACGGCCTTTGCGCAATGCGGGCACACCTCAGCTACACGGCGCTCCGTTTTATCCGGGGTTTCCGTGAGCGGTCGGGCGACACCGGGGCGGGAGGACCGGGGTTTGCCTGACTTTTTCGGGGGCTTTTTGTCACGCCCCTTACGCCCCGGACTGTCCTTCGAGGGAGGAAGGTGGGAGTTCGACGAGGTCTTCCTAGGCTTGCCGACCAGTGCCTCCAACTCCTCCACCCGCGCCGCCAAGCGCTCAATCAACGCCGCCTGATCGGTAATCAGGGCGTCCTTCTCGGCATCACTCAGGCGATAACGGGGGCTCTCTCCCATCCCTGGAGTGACGCACATTTCGACCCCGACCGCAACAGTCTCCGACCAGCCCCGTGAGCAGTTACCCTGGGGAGGCTCGCCTCCCCAGCCTTAATTCGCGCAAACAAAAAACCCGCCCCGGAATCACCGGAGCGGGCTTTCTTAAGAGGGTTTTTTGACAGACGGCTTTGAAGGCCTGGCGGCGACCGACTCTCCCACGCCTTAAGACGCAGTACCATTGGCGCTGAACAGTTTCACGGCCGAGTTCGGGATGGGATCGGGTGTTTCCTGTTCGCCATGACCACCAAGCCATCGAAGCCGTCTGATGATGTCGTTATGGGAATTTACAAGCGCTAGGGCCGGCCTGGCCTCTGCGCGTTTATCAAGCCGATCGGACGATTAGTACCGGTTAGCTTCACGCATTACTGCGCTTCCACACCCGGCCTATCAACGTGGTGGTCTACCACGGTCCTGATAGGGAAACCTGGTTTCGAGGGAGGCTTCCCGCTTAGATGCTTTCAGCGGTTATCCTGTCCATCCTTAGCTACCCAGCGATGCCACGGGCGTGACAACTGGTACACCAGAGGGATGTCCATCCCGGTCCTCTCGTACTAGGGACAGCTCCTCTCAAGCAAAGAGACCAAAATCACCTTGACCAAACCTCACCGTAACGCGGACATAGTCGCGCCTGACCCCATATAGAGCCAAGAGGCGCTCAGCTTCTGCTTGGGCGTCTTCAGGCACTACGAGCAGGGTTGTTCTGGTCATAACAGGAGATAAGAGGTGCTTTGTCTTTATTGCACCATTGAGCGCCGTTTTTGTGCGGTATTCTTTAGACAGAAACGCTTTGCGGTCTGACGTCACCCCGGCCGCAGGCTCATCTTGCGTGCGCCAGCAGCGGAGGTACTGGAGGTCCACCCGGTATGGCGGGACCCCGCCATCATCATCACTTGGTGTCAAAACCGTGATATCGGTCATCTCCAAGTCGGTGATCTCCGCTACGGGCAGCCCTGGAGAAGCAAGTCGCCCCACCTGCCAAACGCCCGCGCCGTCGCGCACGCACCACGCACCGACCGACCCCAGCACATCGTCAAGGGTCTCCCCGACCTTGCGGCTCTCGGAGACGTAAACCCCCACGGGGGCCGGAGCCGCAGCGGCTAATGCGGAGAAAGTATCACCAACGGGCACCCCCACTCGCGCCAAAAGCCGAGCAGCAATGCCCGGCGCGGTGTCGGCATAGCCGCCCGTGGCGTCCCCCAGAACGTCGGCGGATACTTGCCCAGCGGGCGTGCTCCCCAACCTTACCAAGCCAAGAGGTGGGCACTGGAGCCAATGCCCGGGGGGTACTGTCGCGGCTTGAAGGGCGGTCAGGGTCGCGACGCTCCCCGCCGAGGTGAGGGCGCTCCCCTTGTCGTATACCGCCAGAACGCCGCCAGCCGGGCCGTCGTGGTACTGGTATATTTGCAGCGCACCATTGACCAGCACCAGGGGGGCGTCACGGCATAACCCAAAGCAAAGGGGCTTGGGGTCCCCCTCCAGGTCTGCCCCGCCCTCAACCCCCGATGCCCCGCTACTGGTGCCAGCATAAAGGCTTGTCTGGATCGGCTCATCAAGTAGCCGTTGCGCGTCCCGTAGTCGGACGCGCACGTCGGACACGCCAACCTCGACCCCGGCGATCACCCCCACAAACAGGGTGGCCCAGGCGCTGGGGTATGGAGTGCCGATGCGCCCCGTCCGCACAACGGCACTTTGCCCGTCCCAGCCATAATCGCGCCAGCCAGCCAAGGCGGTGTCTTTGTTGGACAGACGGATTTCGCCCAGGCCTACGGACGAGCGGCCGTAGGTTTTGCCGGAGCCGAACGCGTAGCGCTCGGTCTGCACGCGATCGGTGATGCGATCCTCAAAATATGTATTTGGAGGATCGTCCCCCGGCTCGGAACAGAACGCGCGGGACGAGAAATATACAGTGGATGTTGACCCAAAATCATCCGCGCGCGTCAACTCCACTGTAAACGCGAGAGGACCCATTACGCTACCCTCCGCGCCAACTGGTCTTCCATCCTGGCGAGCCTCTTGTTTGATTCGGCGAGCTGCCTGCGCAGCTCTGCCGACTCGGCAGCAGTCAGCCGCCGAGTGTCTTGCAGCTCCTTTTTGACCGCGCGCAGCTCTTGAACAACGGGATCAAGAGACACATTCACCGACACGGCTTGCGACGGCCGAGGGACCGCAATCGGCAAGCTCCCCGTGGCATTGACGTGGTCAAGCGTGCTCACGCCAAGCGCCTGGACCGCTGCTGCCCGCACCACATACTCACCGTGAGAGAGCCATGCAGCATTAAGGTCATCTGTTGGGCCACCGACACCGGAAACAAATCCACCCGTCGCAAGGTGCCGCCCTTCGTGCCGCCCAAAACTCGACCAGTGCGACAGCGCCGCCTGAGTCAAGGTCTGGGCCGTCAACCCCCCGGGCGAGAAGGTAGCTGGGTTCGCAAGCCACGCCTGATACACGTCTTGATAGCGGTTCATATACCGCTGCGCTACGCCAGTTAGACTTAAGACCGTGCCGTCAGAACCCGTTACCGCTTCAGCGCCCGTGCCCCCAAGGCCGTCCCGACTGTCGGAGTATCGGCTAAAGCCGTAGTTGGCTGCTCCAGCAATACTCGATGCCGAAAGTTGCCCACCGTTCCATTGGGCTACCGTGTTAGCGTAACCGGACGAGTAGAAGTATTGGCGCATGAACTCTGTAACGGCGTTTGTATATTCTGCCTCTTGCGGTGCGGTGGGCTCCTTCAACGCATCAGGGACCGCTCCTGTATTTT is a window of Pararhodospirillum photometricum DSM 122 DNA encoding:
- a CDS encoding tetratricopeptide repeat protein, producing MCSPARKGHEDLTSSPPSSGLSPAVSPECPPSTGLGVEKDDEKALAAFKAAAEGQCIAAFRALGQIYLHGQGVPQDPEKGETYLRQAATHKDTEAMLLLGHLNSRGEGRQPDXFEAANWYRQAAEYGHREAQLLLGRMYMAGAGVAYDEKEGAKWIEMAAGQGDPKAQLSIGASYAEGRGVNQNYHRALDWFRRAADQGEPDAHYNIGMLRSLGLGLPRDPVDAINWYLIAADRGSVLAQFRLGTLYATGEGVSQDYTKAVEWSRKAAERGHEGAQINLGRFLMQGLGTEKNFPEALHWLSSAAQSGEKAAMTALGEFYSHWGDEKNIPLAVDWLGRAATLGDERAQEILEQLAAQS
- a CDS encoding cache domain-containing protein codes for the protein MVEERIDKVKDVVATMISQAERLDAEVAQGQRTRQDAQTLVLDTLNRAKYDDGTGYVIAMSDTGVWLANAVAPEKVGSSVASLRDATGQPLGEKLLALGRLGEGTLAYTYHKPGSDTPQPKISYVQRFAPWGIIFISGVYRDDLDQSFFKILGIMSALSFGVILMTGSLLLILSRGITRPLESLKEKMVRLAHNEWSVTLEEGKRRSKPAACPKRAAAVGKRAQDLCVRPRSSRRRTPTTPILACCEFEIKATAGARLLVFNNVSGFKNSK
- a CDS encoding rhamnan synthesis F family protein, which gives rise to MSLNDQAASRIRNAVSLMVRGTRLALAHFSYLRAYFRHSTYVRETIEGRRRLVGARRVAVFVHFDRGGTVHDYVDHHLRLLENVGYAIVFVSNAPVLSAATLESLKPRCALILRRENVGYDFGAYKEGIAAIPDLSVVDDLLLANDSVYGPFHHPAHILEKMPPENADLWGATDSWEFSFHLQSYYLRFHRTAVQSAAFSEFWSSVRYVQSKTWVVRRYEIGLTQALTRAGLRCRAAYPYRQAAAALVETMLANGKAIEGLDPVRKEFLLQLFRYVDTGVPLNGTHFFWDYMIARMGFPFIKRDLLQKNPAHIPLVSYWEKVVSDSSDYKTDLILHHLEISLKNRSV